In Carboxydocella sporoproducens DSM 16521, a single genomic region encodes these proteins:
- the rplN gene encoding 50S ribosomal protein L14, translating to MIQVQTILNVADNTGAKKLMCIRVMGGSNRRYASVGDIIICSVKEATPGGVVKKGDVVKAVVVRTNKEVRRPDGSYIKFDDNAAVIIKEDKSPRGTRIFGPVARELRDRDFMKIISLAPEVL from the coding sequence ATGATTCAGGTGCAGACAATCCTGAATGTGGCTGACAATACTGGGGCCAAGAAACTGATGTGCATCCGGGTAATGGGTGGTTCCAACCGCCGTTATGCCTCGGTTGGTGATATCATCATCTGTTCTGTTAAAGAAGCAACACCTGGCGGCGTGGTCAAGAAAGGTGATGTGGTCAAGGCCGTTGTGGTGCGGACCAATAAAGAAGTACGTCGTCCTGATGGTTCCTACATTAAGTTTGATGACAATGCCGCTGTAATCATCAAGGAAGACAAAAGCCCCCGGGGAACCCGGATTTTTGGACCTGTAGCTCGGGAGTTGCGGGATCGGGACTTTATGAAAATCATCTCCCTGGCTCCGGAAGTTCTCTAA
- the rpsQ gene encoding 30S ribosomal protein S17, whose amino-acid sequence MERNSRKVRIGTVVSDKMDKTVVVAVESMFRHPLYGKTVKQTKKFKAHDEENACRIGDRVKIMETRPLSKDKRWRVVEILERKEQL is encoded by the coding sequence GTGGAAAGAAACAGCAGAAAGGTTCGGATCGGGACTGTTGTCAGTGACAAAATGGATAAAACCGTAGTAGTAGCTGTTGAATCCATGTTCCGTCATCCGTTGTACGGTAAGACTGTTAAGCAGACCAAGAAATTCAAGGCCCATGATGAAGAAAACGCCTGCCGCATTGGCGACAGAGTCAAAATAATGGAAACCCGGCCGCTGAGCAAGGATAAGCGCTGGCGGGTTGTCGAGATCCTGGAGCGGAAGGAACAACTGTAG